A DNA window from Streptomyces canus contains the following coding sequences:
- a CDS encoding carbohydrate ABC transporter permease gives MKTTDTPAPVPAESGTPVAKTDTRGGPARKEKKEGGVLNVFSHGMLILWAFMVVMPLLWAVMTSFKDDSSIFNSPWALPDKLHFDNWSRAWTDANMSDYFLNTILVVAGSLIGTLVLGSMAAYVLARFDFPGNRFIYFLFIGGMSFPIMLALVPLFYVVNNMGLLNTIHGLILVYIAYSLPFTVFFLTAFFRTLPTSVAEAAFVDGASHSRTFFQIMLPMAKPGLISVGIFNFLGQWNQYMLPTVLNTDPDKRVLTQGLVQLAASQGYKGDWSGLFAGLVMAMIPVLVAYIIFQRQVVAGLTAGALK, from the coding sequence ATGAAGACGACCGACACCCCTGCCCCCGTACCGGCCGAGTCCGGTACTCCCGTCGCCAAGACCGACACCCGAGGCGGCCCGGCCCGGAAGGAGAAGAAGGAGGGCGGCGTCCTCAACGTCTTCTCGCACGGAATGCTCATCCTGTGGGCGTTCATGGTCGTGATGCCGCTGCTGTGGGCGGTGATGACGTCCTTCAAGGACGACAGCTCTATCTTCAACTCGCCCTGGGCGCTGCCGGACAAGCTGCACTTCGACAACTGGTCGCGCGCCTGGACCGACGCCAACATGAGCGACTACTTCCTCAACACCATTCTGGTGGTGGCGGGTTCGCTCATCGGCACCCTGGTGCTCGGCTCGATGGCGGCGTACGTGCTGGCCCGGTTCGACTTCCCGGGCAACCGTTTCATCTACTTCCTGTTCATCGGCGGCATGAGCTTCCCGATCATGCTGGCGCTGGTCCCGCTGTTCTACGTCGTGAACAACATGGGCCTGCTGAACACGATCCACGGTCTGATCCTGGTCTACATCGCCTACTCACTGCCGTTCACGGTCTTCTTCCTGACCGCGTTCTTCCGCACCCTGCCGACCTCGGTGGCGGAAGCGGCCTTCGTGGACGGGGCCTCGCACTCCAGGACGTTCTTCCAGATCATGCTGCCGATGGCCAAGCCGGGCCTGATCAGCGTGGGGATCTTCAACTTCCTGGGCCAGTGGAACCAGTACATGCTGCCGACGGTGCTCAACACCGACCCGGACAAACGGGTGCTGACCCAGGGGCTGGTCCAACTCGCGGCCAGCCAGGGCTACAAGGGCGACTGGTCGGGCCTGTTCGCCGGTCTGGTGATGGCGATGATCCCGGTCCTCGTGGCCTACATCATCTTCCAGCGACAGGTGGTGGCCGGACTGACGGCGGGCGCCCTGAAGTAG